The Paenibacillus tianjinensis genome has a window encoding:
- the rplV gene encoding 50S ribosomal protein L22, with the protein MEAKAHARSVRISARKAKLVVDLIRGKQVGEAIAILRHTPKSASPVVEKLLNSAIANAEHNYSMDVNSLFVSEVFVNQGPTMKRFRPRAMGRASRINKRTSHITLVVSEK; encoded by the coding sequence ATGGAAGCAAAAGCACATGCTAGATCGGTGCGGATTTCTGCTCGTAAAGCGAAACTGGTTGTTGACTTGATTCGCGGCAAGCAAGTGGGGGAAGCTATTGCAATTCTTCGCCACACTCCAAAATCCGCTTCTCCGGTAGTTGAAAAACTGCTTAACTCGGCGATTGCCAATGCTGAGCACAACTACTCCATGGACGTGAACAGTTTGTTCGTTAGCGAAGTTTTCGTTAACCAGGGTCCTACTATGAAACGTTTCCGTCCGCGCGCCATGGGTCGTGCAAGCCGGATCAATAAACGTACCAGCCACATTACTTTGGTGGTATCTGAGAAATAA
- the rplD gene encoding 50S ribosomal protein L4, which produces MPKVTLFNISGNEVGEVELSDSVFGIEPNVHVLHEAALMQRASLRRGTHKVKGRSEVRGGGRKPWKQKGTGRARQGSIRSPQWKGGGVVFGPTPRSYSWKLPKKVRRLAIKSALSSKVLENDIIVLDSLTMNAPKTKEFAAILNNLKVGTKALIVAPSYDDNVALSARNIPGVKFVAADGINVLDVLTYDKLIITKEAVLKVEEVFA; this is translated from the coding sequence ATGCCAAAAGTAACACTTTTTAATATCAGTGGTAACGAAGTTGGCGAAGTTGAACTGAGTGATTCAGTATTCGGTATTGAACCGAACGTGCATGTCCTGCACGAAGCTGCACTTATGCAAAGAGCTTCCCTTCGTCGTGGTACACACAAAGTAAAAGGACGTTCTGAAGTACGTGGCGGCGGACGTAAGCCTTGGAAACAAAAAGGTACAGGTCGTGCTCGTCAAGGCTCCATTCGTTCTCCACAATGGAAAGGCGGCGGCGTAGTCTTCGGACCAACACCACGCAGCTATTCCTGGAAACTGCCTAAGAAGGTTCGTCGTTTGGCCATCAAATCCGCGCTGTCTTCGAAAGTGCTTGAGAATGACATCATCGTATTGGATAGCCTGACAATGAATGCTCCGAAGACGAAAGAATTCGCAGCTATTCTGAACAACCTGAAGGTTGGTACTAAAGCTCTGATCGTAGCTCCTAGCTATGACGACAATGTAGCACTTTCCGCTCGTAACATCCCAGGGGTGAAATTCGTAGCGGCTGACGGCATCAATGTTCTTGACGTACTGACGTACGACAAACTGATCATCACTAAAGAAGCAGTTCTGAAGGTAGAGGAGGTGTTCGCGTAA
- the rplC gene encoding 50S ribosomal protein L3 has translation MKGILGKKLGMTQVFTPEGNVIAVSVIEAGPCVVLQKKDLNIDGYEAVQLGFSDKKESRSNKPEQGHAKKANATPKRYVREIRGVDLGALEVGQELKADIFAEGEFVDVTGTSKGKGFQGNIKRWGQSRGPMAHGSRYHRRPGSMGSIQANRVPKGKRLPGHMGHTTVTVQKLEIIKVDVERNVLLVKGAIPGPKNSFVKVKETVKK, from the coding sequence TTGAAAGGTATCTTAGGAAAAAAACTCGGTATGACTCAAGTGTTTACTCCAGAAGGTAACGTGATCGCTGTATCGGTTATCGAAGCTGGCCCTTGTGTAGTACTGCAAAAGAAAGACCTGAATATCGACGGATATGAAGCAGTGCAGTTGGGCTTTTCTGATAAGAAAGAAAGTCGCTCCAACAAGCCTGAACAAGGTCACGCCAAAAAGGCAAATGCAACACCTAAGCGCTACGTTCGTGAAATTCGCGGTGTTGACCTCGGGGCACTCGAGGTTGGACAAGAGCTGAAGGCTGATATCTTCGCTGAAGGCGAATTTGTTGACGTAACTGGCACTAGCAAAGGTAAAGGTTTCCAAGGTAACATCAAACGTTGGGGACAAAGCCGCGGACCAATGGCTCACGGATCGCGTTATCACAGAAGACCGGGTTCCATGGGTTCCATTCAAGCTAACCGCGTTCCTAAGGGCAAACGCCTTCCAGGACACATGGGTCACACGACCGTAACGGTTCAGAAGCTTGAAATCATCAAAGTTGATGTTGAACGTAACGTATTGCTGGTTAAAGGCGCTATCCCAGGTCCTAAGAACAGCTTCGTGAAAGTTAAAGAAACCGTTAAGAAATAA
- the rplB gene encoding 50S ribosomal protein L2, with translation MPIKKYKPTSPARRGMSVSTFEEITTNQPEKSLLAPLSKKAGRNNQGKITVRHHGGGHKRKYRIIDFKRTKDGIPGSVATIEYDPNRTSNIALIHYADGEKRYIIAPKGLKVGDKVESGPTADIKVGNSLPLENIPVGTVIHNIELKPGKGGQLVRAAGTEAQLLGKEEKYVSVRLNSGEVRRILSVCRATIGSVGNEDHELIKIGKAGRSRWLGQRPEVRGVVMNPNDHPHGGGEGRAPIGRKSPMSPWGKPTLGYKTRKKNKASDKYIVRRRTK, from the coding sequence GTGCCAATCAAAAAGTACAAACCGACCTCTCCGGCAAGACGCGGTATGTCCGTGTCTACGTTTGAAGAAATTACAACAAACCAGCCTGAGAAATCGTTGCTTGCGCCGCTGAGCAAAAAAGCGGGCCGTAACAACCAAGGTAAAATTACGGTTCGTCACCACGGCGGCGGACACAAACGTAAATACCGTATTATCGACTTCAAGCGGACCAAAGACGGCATACCAGGTAGCGTTGCTACAATCGAGTATGACCCGAACCGCACATCTAATATTGCTTTGATCCACTATGCCGATGGAGAGAAACGTTACATCATCGCTCCTAAAGGACTTAAAGTTGGGGATAAAGTAGAGTCAGGCCCTACAGCCGACATCAAAGTTGGTAACAGTCTTCCACTGGAGAACATCCCGGTAGGTACAGTTATCCACAACATCGAGTTGAAACCAGGTAAGGGCGGACAATTGGTTCGTGCTGCTGGTACAGAAGCTCAATTGCTTGGTAAAGAAGAAAAATACGTATCCGTTCGTTTGAACTCCGGTGAAGTTCGCAGAATCTTGAGCGTTTGCCGTGCAACAATCGGTTCCGTAGGTAACGAAGATCACGAATTGATCAAAATCGGTAAAGCCGGACGCAGTCGCTGGCTTGGCCAACGTCCTGAAGTTCGCGGGGTAGTAATGAACCCTAACGATCACCCACACGGTGGTGGTGAAGGCCGCGCTCCAATCGGACGGAAATCGCCTATGTCTCCTTGGGGCAAACCAACCCTCGGCTACAAAACGCGTAAGAAAAACAAGGCATCTGATAAATATATCGTTCGCCGCCGCACAAAATAA
- the rpsJ gene encoding 30S ribosomal protein S10, which yields MAKQKIRIRLKAYDHRILDQSAEKIVETAKRSGAGVSGPIPLPTEKQIITILRAVHKYKDSREQFEQRTHKRLIDIVNPTPQTVDALMRLDLPSGVDIEIKL from the coding sequence ATGGCAAAGCAAAAAATTCGTATTCGCTTGAAAGCATACGACCACAGAATTCTTGATCAATCCGCAGAGAAAATCGTTGAAACAGCAAAACGTTCGGGTGCTGGTGTATCCGGGCCGATCCCGCTGCCAACTGAGAAGCAAATCATTACTATTCTCCGTGCGGTACACAAGTACAAGGATTCCCGTGAACAGTTTGAACAACGGACTCACAAACGTTTGATCGATATTGTGAATCCTACACCACAAACTGTGGATGCCTTGATGCGCTTGGATCTACCGTCCGGTGTAGATATCGAAATCAAATTGTAA
- the rplW gene encoding 50S ribosomal protein L23, which produces MKDPRDIIKRPVITERTSEYMSELKYAFEVDIRANKTEIKKAVEAIFKVKVVSVNTMRVPGKLKRYGKYSGYTPEWKKAIVKLSPDSKPLEFFEAVE; this is translated from the coding sequence ATGAAAGATCCTCGTGATATTATCAAACGTCCGGTGATTACGGAACGCACATCCGAATACATGAGCGAATTGAAGTACGCTTTTGAAGTGGATATCCGTGCTAACAAGACCGAAATCAAAAAAGCTGTCGAGGCTATTTTTAAAGTTAAAGTAGTTAGTGTGAACACAATGCGCGTACCTGGTAAACTGAAACGTTATGGCAAATACTCCGGATACACTCCAGAGTGGAAAAAAGCCATCGTAAAGCTTAGCCCGGACAGCAAGCCGCTCGAATTCTTTGAAGCGGTAGAATAA
- the rpsC gene encoding 30S ribosomal protein S3 yields MGQKVNPIGLRIGIIRDWESKWYAGKDFGTLLMEDVKIREYLKGKLKDSSVSRIEIERAASRVNVTIHTAKPGMVIGKGGAEVEVLRSAVTAIAGGKKVHININEIKHPELDAILVAESIAQQLERRVSFRRALKQAIQRTMRSGAKGIKTQVGGRLGGAEIARSEGYSEGTVPLHTLRADIDYGTAEAHTTYGRIGVKVWIYRGEVLPPAKKQAAQEGGN; encoded by the coding sequence GTGGGTCAAAAGGTAAATCCAATCGGACTCCGAATCGGCATTATTCGCGATTGGGAATCGAAATGGTATGCAGGTAAAGATTTCGGTACTCTTTTAATGGAAGACGTCAAAATCCGTGAATACCTTAAAGGCAAGTTGAAAGATTCCTCTGTTTCCCGCATCGAGATTGAAAGAGCGGCAAGCCGAGTGAATGTTACAATTCATACTGCTAAACCAGGTATGGTAATTGGTAAAGGTGGAGCAGAAGTAGAAGTACTTCGCAGCGCTGTTACAGCAATTGCCGGTGGCAAAAAAGTCCACATCAACATCAACGAAATTAAGCACCCTGAATTGGATGCAATTCTTGTTGCTGAAAGCATTGCACAACAATTGGAACGTCGTGTATCGTTCCGTCGTGCTCTGAAACAAGCGATTCAAAGAACTATGCGTTCCGGCGCAAAAGGAATCAAAACTCAAGTTGGCGGACGTCTTGGCGGCGCTGAGATTGCCCGTTCAGAAGGTTATAGCGAAGGAACAGTTCCACTTCATACGCTTCGTGCCGATATCGATTACGGAACGGCTGAAGCACATACTACTTATGGCCGTATCGGCGTAAAAGTATGGATCTACCGTGGAGAAGTTCTTCCCCCAGCTAAGAAACAAGCTGCTCAGGAAGGAGGCAACTAA
- the rpsS gene encoding 30S ribosomal protein S19: protein MGRSLKKGPFIDGYLLKKVEELNAAEKKVVVKTWSRRSTIFPQFIGHTFGVYDGRKHVPVYVTEDMVGHKLGEFAPTRTYKGHAGDDKKTRR, encoded by the coding sequence ATGGGTCGCAGTTTAAAGAAGGGGCCGTTCATCGATGGCTACCTGCTGAAAAAAGTTGAGGAATTGAACGCGGCAGAGAAGAAAGTCGTAGTTAAAACCTGGTCCCGTCGCTCAACAATTTTCCCTCAGTTTATCGGACATACGTTTGGTGTATATGACGGCCGCAAACACGTGCCAGTATACGTAACGGAAGATATGGTAGGTCACAAGTTGGGCGAGTTCGCGCCAACACGTACTTACAAAGGCCACGCGGGTGACGATAAGAAAACAAGAAGATAA